From a single Bryobacter aggregatus MPL3 genomic region:
- a CDS encoding TIGR00300 family protein, which translates to MNHHRFYRPGYPEDMALTEIIEAEGHLIDSHIMERIFDTVVECQGRFEVEKFHIGRTNSEASQLRMRVETPTKEQMDQLLSHLLGLGCVPVDAGDAALEEITRDRCAPEDFYSTTNHRTQIRLGGEWIDVQKQRMDATIVVVGHAAECRKLRDLRAGDKIVTGMRGIRVIPDTKDRDRNSFSFMSNEVSSERQVETAVSQTVAIMKAVREQGKKIVVVAGPVVVHTGGSNPLADLIRLGWVDALLAGNALAVHDIEAALLGTSLGIRQKDGRQEEHGHRNHMRAINAIYNCTNIEGAVAQGRLKSGVMYEAVKHKVPFVLAGSLRDDGPLPDTITDMNEAQNLYSAHLENAGLVICLSSMLHSIATGNMLPSWVKMVCVDINPAVATKLSDRGSAQTVGVVTDVGLFLDLLIRKLKN; encoded by the coding sequence ATGAATCACCACCGATTCTATCGCCCCGGCTATCCTGAAGATATGGCTCTCACTGAGATCATCGAAGCCGAGGGGCATTTAATCGATTCCCACATCATGGAACGAATTTTCGACACCGTTGTCGAATGCCAGGGCCGTTTCGAGGTCGAGAAATTTCACATCGGACGCACGAATAGCGAAGCGTCCCAACTGCGCATGCGCGTAGAAACACCGACAAAAGAACAGATGGACCAGTTGCTGAGCCATCTGCTGGGCCTGGGCTGCGTCCCGGTGGATGCCGGCGACGCCGCGCTGGAGGAGATTACACGCGACCGTTGTGCGCCGGAAGATTTCTATTCCACGACAAATCACCGCACACAGATCCGGCTTGGCGGTGAGTGGATTGACGTACAGAAGCAGCGTATGGACGCGACCATTGTCGTCGTCGGCCACGCCGCCGAATGCCGCAAGCTGCGCGACCTGCGCGCGGGGGACAAGATTGTCACCGGCATGCGCGGCATCCGTGTGATTCCAGACACCAAAGATCGCGATCGCAACAGCTTCAGCTTCATGTCCAATGAGGTCTCGAGCGAGCGCCAGGTGGAAACGGCCGTCTCGCAGACGGTTGCCATCATGAAGGCCGTCCGGGAGCAAGGCAAGAAGATTGTCGTTGTTGCCGGGCCGGTCGTCGTGCACACCGGCGGCTCCAACCCGCTGGCCGATCTGATCCGTCTCGGCTGGGTGGACGCGTTGCTTGCGGGCAATGCACTCGCTGTGCATGACATTGAAGCGGCTCTGCTAGGCACCAGCCTCGGCATTCGCCAGAAGGACGGACGCCAGGAGGAGCACGGTCATCGCAATCACATGCGGGCGATCAATGCGATCTACAACTGCACCAACATTGAAGGGGCCGTCGCCCAGGGTCGGCTCAAGTCCGGTGTGATGTATGAGGCGGTAAAGCATAAAGTGCCTTTTGTGTTGGCAGGCAGCCTGCGCGACGATGGTCCGCTGCCGGACACCATCACGGATATGAACGAGGCGCAGAACCTCTATTCGGCGCATCTTGAAAACGCGGGCCTGGTCATTTGCCTGTCGTCCATGCTGCACTCCATCGCCACCGGTAACATGTTGCCGAGCTGGGTCAAAATGGTGTGCGTTGATATCAACCCGGCCGTTGCCACCAAGTTAAGCGATCGCGGCAGCGCCCAAACGGTTGGCGTCGTCACTGACGTCGGCCTCTTCCTTGATCTTCTGATTCGCAAATTGAAAAACTAA
- a CDS encoding DUF1553 domain-containing protein, which produces MKLLLLFVPLLVTAAELSFNRDIRPILSDQCFYCHGPDPANRKAGLRLDDEKAAKAALKNGHIALVPGDAAGSTVVNRIEHSSKALRMPPAYAGREALPAKDIEKIRRWIEQGAKYESHWAFIPPVAQGGATIDSLVRQRLEREGLQPSPEADRATLLRRLSFDLTGLPPTPAELDAFLGDRSPKAYEKQVDRLLASPRYAERMAWRWLEAARYADTNGYQSDGVRDMYRWRDWVIDAFATNKPFDQFTVEQIAGDLLPNATLEQKMATAFHRNHRTSAEGGIVPEEFRTEYVADRAETTATVFLGLTMGCARCHDHKYDPITQRDFYSMFAFFNNIPEKGLVYNWGNDEPLMKAPTLEQRIQLAELDAKLAAARRAVAKAEPKWKRQQEQWAKPANWFPDEDLAYENKLPDSSFDGKRVVTEKPGTVVFDYLTPFTFSTWVKPAEKNGAILSIAEDFAEGNGHGLYLIDGKVRLHVVFRWTDIGMRLETEQPIELNQWQHIVATYDGSRYAKGVQIYVNGKPQAIKVLFDELNWPMNFKYPLRIGSGNAMGFRGAIEDVRVYKRSLSREEVITLWDRAPFSERSTPEKIQLAYRALTKPPELLAERKIREERDAYWKTLPTLMVMQEGPKQQAHLLKRGAYDAPGDAVEASTPSALPPLPPDAPRNRLGLARWLVSKENPLLARVTVNRFWQMLFGVGLVKTVEDFGSQGELPPNQELLDLLAVSFVNSGWDVKQLIRQIVLSDTYRQSSKLTPALLQRDPENRLFARAPRYRLAPEMIRDNALAVSGLLVERVGGPSVKPYQPAGLWQELGGGGGYPQDHGEALYRRSLYTFWKRTVAPPSMTNFDSPNRETCTVRETRTNTPLQALNLMNDVTYLEAARKLAERLIRESKPTVDDRIALAYRITLSRTATARELQLIRSAYSRAQARYTKSPAEADHFLSQGESPLPRKISRPELAAWTNVASILLNLDETITRQ; this is translated from the coding sequence ATGAAGCTTTTGCTGCTATTCGTCCCCCTCCTGGTCACTGCTGCGGAGTTGTCCTTTAATCGGGACATTCGGCCGATCCTCTCCGATCAGTGCTTCTATTGCCATGGGCCAGACCCGGCGAATCGGAAAGCGGGCCTGCGGCTGGATGACGAAAAGGCCGCAAAAGCGGCGCTCAAGAATGGCCATATCGCGCTGGTTCCCGGCGATGCCGCCGGGAGCACGGTGGTGAATCGGATCGAACACAGTTCGAAGGCGCTGCGCATGCCGCCCGCCTACGCCGGACGCGAAGCCTTGCCGGCAAAGGATATCGAGAAGATCCGGCGCTGGATCGAGCAGGGCGCAAAGTACGAATCGCATTGGGCCTTCATTCCTCCTGTGGCGCAAGGAGGTGCGACCATCGACTCTCTCGTACGCCAAAGACTGGAACGCGAAGGATTGCAGCCCTCACCAGAAGCAGACCGGGCCACTCTGCTGCGCCGCCTGAGCTTCGATCTCACGGGTTTACCGCCCACTCCGGCTGAACTCGATGCCTTCCTGGGCGACCGCTCGCCCAAGGCCTATGAAAAGCAAGTGGATCGCTTGCTCGCCTCCCCGCGCTACGCCGAACGGATGGCCTGGCGCTGGCTGGAAGCAGCCCGTTATGCCGACACCAATGGCTACCAGAGCGACGGAGTGCGCGACATGTATCGTTGGCGCGATTGGGTGATCGATGCCTTCGCCACCAACAAACCTTTCGATCAGTTTACGGTCGAGCAGATCGCGGGCGACCTCTTACCCAACGCCACTCTCGAACAAAAAATGGCGACGGCCTTCCATCGCAATCACCGTACCAGCGCCGAGGGTGGAATTGTGCCCGAAGAGTTCCGGACGGAGTATGTGGCCGATCGTGCTGAGACGACGGCAACCGTCTTCCTTGGCCTCACCATGGGCTGCGCGCGCTGCCATGACCATAAATATGACCCCATCACCCAACGCGACTTCTACAGCATGTTCGCGTTCTTCAACAACATCCCGGAGAAGGGCTTAGTCTACAACTGGGGCAATGACGAGCCACTCATGAAAGCGCCCACACTCGAGCAGCGCATCCAACTCGCCGAACTCGACGCCAAACTGGCAGCCGCCCGCCGCGCGGTGGCCAAGGCGGAACCCAAATGGAAGCGCCAACAGGAACAGTGGGCGAAACCAGCCAACTGGTTCCCGGACGAGGATCTGGCCTATGAGAACAAGCTGCCGGATTCGAGTTTTGATGGCAAGCGCGTCGTTACGGAAAAGCCCGGCACCGTTGTTTTCGATTACCTCACGCCCTTTACGTTCTCAACCTGGGTGAAACCCGCGGAGAAGAATGGCGCGATTCTATCGATTGCCGAAGACTTCGCTGAAGGCAATGGCCACGGGCTCTATCTGATCGATGGCAAGGTTCGTTTGCATGTGGTCTTCCGCTGGACGGATATTGGCATGCGGCTCGAAACCGAGCAGCCCATCGAACTGAATCAATGGCAACACATTGTCGCCACCTACGATGGAAGCCGCTATGCCAAAGGCGTGCAGATTTATGTCAATGGAAAGCCTCAGGCGATCAAGGTGCTCTTTGATGAACTGAATTGGCCGATGAACTTTAAGTACCCGCTGCGGATCGGCTCCGGCAATGCGATGGGCTTTCGTGGCGCGATCGAGGATGTCCGGGTCTACAAGCGGAGCTTGAGCCGCGAAGAAGTGATCACCTTGTGGGATCGTGCGCCCTTCAGCGAGCGCTCAACGCCAGAAAAGATTCAGCTAGCCTATCGAGCCCTGACAAAACCACCAGAGCTGCTCGCCGAACGGAAGATTCGCGAAGAGCGGGACGCGTATTGGAAGACACTTCCAACACTGATGGTGATGCAGGAAGGCCCCAAACAACAAGCGCATCTCCTGAAGCGCGGCGCTTATGATGCCCCAGGAGACGCCGTGGAAGCCAGCACCCCATCCGCGCTGCCACCACTGCCGCCGGACGCGCCACGGAATCGATTGGGATTGGCGAGATGGCTGGTTTCAAAAGAGAATCCACTCCTCGCACGCGTCACGGTGAATCGCTTTTGGCAGATGCTGTTCGGCGTCGGATTGGTGAAGACTGTCGAAGACTTCGGCTCACAAGGCGAGTTGCCGCCGAATCAGGAATTGCTCGATCTCCTTGCCGTCAGCTTTGTGAACAGCGGATGGGATGTGAAGCAACTCATCCGGCAAATTGTCCTCAGCGACACCTACCGGCAAAGCTCGAAGCTGACGCCAGCGCTCCTGCAGCGCGACCCGGAGAACCGCCTCTTCGCCCGCGCCCCGCGCTACCGGCTTGCGCCTGAAATGATTCGAGACAACGCGCTCGCCGTCTCCGGACTGCTCGTCGAGCGCGTGGGCGGCCCGAGCGTCAAGCCCTACCAACCCGCTGGGCTCTGGCAGGAACTGGGCGGTGGCGGAGGCTATCCACAGGATCACGGCGAAGCGCTCTACCGGCGCTCGCTCTATACATTCTGGAAGCGCACCGTCGCGCCGCCATCGATGACCAATTTCGATTCGCCGAATCGCGAGACCTGCACGGTGCGGGAGACCCGAACCAACACCCCACTTCAGGCGCTCAACCTGATGAACGACGTAACTTATCTCGAAGCCGCGCGGAAGCTGGCGGAACGCCTGATCCGCGAGAGCAAGCCGACCGTCGACGACCGCATCGCACTCGCCTACCGGATCACCTTGAGCCGGACGGCAACAGCGCGCGAGTTGCAGCTCATCCGCAGCGCCTACAGCCGCGCCCAGGCGCGCTACACGAAGTCGCCTGCCGAGGCAGACCACTTCCTCTCACAAGGCGAGTCTCCATTGCCACGCAAGATTTCACGGCCGGAACTCGCAGCATGGACCAACGTAGCCAGCATCCTCTTAAACCTCGACGAAACAATCACAAGGCAGTAA
- a CDS encoding DUF1501 domain-containing protein produces MHETFQNLTRRHFFGKAALGIGTVAMSNLLARDRVGGLSGIPHFAPKAKRVIYLFQSGGPSQMELFDYKPELQKYANQNLPESIRNGQRLTGMSASQSSFPVVPSRFGFRQHGANGAWIGDLLPHTAKIVDDIAILRSVHTEAINHDPAVTFLLTGAQISGRPSLGSWLSYGLGAETEELPAFVVMISPGGGVGGQPLYDRLWGSGFLPSKYQGVKFRSAGDPVLYLSDPDGMTREDRRAYLDTLNELNQEQLQDFGDPEIATRIAQYEMAFRMQASVPDLTDLSKEPASTFALYGEDARKPGTFAANALLARRLAERGVRAIQLFHRDWDHHGGLQKNLPKRCLEVDQASAALVQDLKQRGMLDETLVVWGGEFGRTVYCQGRLTEDDYGRDHHPRCFSVWMAGGGIKGGVVWGETDDYGYNVVKDPVHVHDLQATLLHTLGVDHTRLTYKFQGRNFRLTDVHGNVVKALLR; encoded by the coding sequence ATGCACGAGACTTTTCAGAATCTGACGCGGCGGCATTTTTTCGGGAAGGCAGCGCTGGGCATCGGCACTGTCGCGATGTCGAATCTGCTCGCGCGCGATCGCGTGGGCGGGCTCAGCGGCATCCCGCATTTTGCGCCCAAAGCAAAGCGGGTGATCTATCTGTTCCAGAGTGGCGGCCCGTCGCAGATGGAGCTGTTCGACTACAAGCCGGAGTTGCAGAAGTACGCGAATCAGAACTTGCCGGAGAGCATTCGCAATGGGCAGCGGCTGACGGGAATGTCCGCGTCGCAGTCGAGCTTTCCTGTCGTACCCTCGCGCTTTGGCTTTCGCCAGCATGGGGCGAACGGCGCCTGGATTGGGGATCTGCTGCCGCACACGGCAAAGATCGTCGACGATATTGCGATCCTCCGCAGCGTCCACACGGAAGCGATCAATCACGATCCGGCGGTGACCTTCCTGCTGACCGGAGCCCAGATCTCCGGACGACCATCTCTCGGATCCTGGCTCTCTTATGGCCTTGGCGCCGAGACCGAGGAATTGCCAGCTTTCGTCGTGATGATCTCGCCCGGCGGGGGCGTAGGAGGACAACCGCTCTACGATCGACTGTGGGGATCGGGCTTTCTGCCATCGAAGTACCAGGGTGTGAAGTTTCGCAGTGCCGGTGATCCGGTTCTCTATTTAAGTGATCCCGATGGCATGACGCGCGAAGACCGCCGCGCTTATCTGGACACATTGAACGAACTGAATCAGGAGCAATTGCAGGATTTTGGCGATCCGGAGATTGCGACGCGGATCGCGCAGTATGAGATGGCCTTCCGCATGCAAGCGAGTGTCCCCGACCTCACCGATCTCTCGAAGGAACCGGCATCGACCTTTGCACTCTATGGCGAGGATGCACGCAAGCCCGGCACCTTCGCCGCCAATGCCCTGCTCGCGCGCCGTCTGGCCGAACGCGGCGTGCGTGCCATCCAGCTCTTCCATCGCGATTGGGATCATCATGGCGGTCTCCAGAAGAACTTACCCAAGCGATGCCTCGAAGTGGACCAGGCTTCCGCCGCACTTGTACAGGATCTGAAGCAACGCGGCATGCTCGATGAGACGCTCGTCGTTTGGGGAGGAGAGTTTGGCCGCACCGTCTACTGCCAGGGCAGGCTGACGGAGGACGATTATGGACGCGATCATCACCCGCGCTGCTTTTCCGTATGGATGGCGGGAGGCGGCATCAAGGGCGGCGTGGTCTGGGGCGAGACGGACGACTACGGCTATAACGTCGTCAAAGACCCCGTACATGTACACGACCTGCAGGCCACCCTCCTGCATACGCTCGGCGTCGATCACACGCGCCTCACCTATAAATTCCAGGGGCGAAACTTCCGGCTGACCGATGTCCACGGCAACGTGGTCAAAGCTCTGTTGCGTTAG
- a CDS encoding esterase family protein produces the protein MVQNTALLSCTFMHREYHHWWSPRLHKDMQLLQFGHAGHPMLVFPSSMGSFHEYEDRSMVETLADRIENSQLMLFCVDSVDAESWYNKSIPPADRVRRHEEYEQYCLHEVLPLIQDRSRRIDLTVHGCSFGGYHALNFALRHPDAVTKCVSFSGAFDNRGFLRDYFDELAYLHNPVDYVPGNDSAWFHRHYHSDWFTILATSNHDICLSENYRMAEILAQKKIPHRLDVWNNNMPHDWPLWRLMARTYFA, from the coding sequence TTGGTTCAGAATACTGCGTTGTTATCCTGTACCTTCATGCATCGCGAATATCACCACTGGTGGAGTCCGCGGCTCCACAAGGATATGCAACTCCTGCAGTTTGGCCATGCAGGCCATCCGATGCTGGTGTTCCCTTCGTCGATGGGAAGTTTCCATGAGTACGAAGACCGCAGTATGGTGGAAACGCTCGCAGATCGCATCGAGAACAGCCAGTTGATGCTCTTTTGCGTGGATAGCGTCGATGCGGAGAGCTGGTACAACAAGAGCATTCCTCCCGCAGACCGGGTACGCCGTCATGAGGAGTACGAACAGTATTGTCTACATGAAGTTTTGCCACTGATCCAAGATCGCAGCCGGCGGATTGACCTCACGGTTCATGGCTGCTCTTTCGGTGGCTATCACGCGCTCAATTTTGCGCTCCGGCATCCCGATGCCGTCACCAAGTGTGTCTCTTTCAGCGGGGCCTTCGATAACCGTGGTTTCTTACGTGATTACTTCGATGAACTCGCTTACCTCCATAACCCCGTTGATTATGTCCCCGGCAACGACAGTGCCTGGTTTCATCGTCATTATCATTCCGACTGGTTCACGATCCTCGCCACTTCAAATCACGACATTTGTCTGAGCGAGAACTATCGCATGGCGGAGATTCTTGCACAGAAGAAGATTCCGCATCGTCTGGACGTCTGGAATAACAACATGCCGCACGACTGGCCGCTCTGGCGGCTGATGGCGCGGACCTATTTCGCTTAA
- a CDS encoding ATP-grasp domain-containing protein — MRKIAIVYGMESTFPPALVDYINAMKVPGVAAEHLRIGGVKMAEPTGYKVIVDRISHDIPFYRAYLKNAVLGGTYVINNPFWWSADDKFFNYALAAKMGIAIPNTVLLPHHSHPPGTNAQSMRNLIFPLDWEEIFDYVGFPAFLKPFDGGGWRDVYKVDSPEELFAAYHQTGTLCMTLQAAVNFSEYYRCYVVGREKVHIMQYDPRAPHAERYVRNPAPLDPDLKLRLTHDCLKICRALGYDLNTVEFAVENGVPYAIDFMNPAPDAGIESVGQVNFDWIVKHVAELAVKKALSDDKPQTEYRWNHFLHGN, encoded by the coding sequence ATGCGCAAGATCGCGATCGTTTACGGCATGGAAAGCACCTTCCCTCCGGCGTTGGTGGATTACATCAACGCGATGAAAGTGCCTGGCGTGGCGGCGGAACATCTGAGAATCGGCGGCGTCAAGATGGCGGAGCCCACAGGCTACAAGGTCATCGTTGACCGGATCAGCCACGATATTCCGTTCTACCGCGCCTACTTAAAAAATGCGGTGCTCGGAGGAACTTATGTCATCAACAACCCCTTCTGGTGGAGCGCGGACGACAAGTTCTTCAACTATGCGCTCGCCGCAAAGATGGGCATCGCCATCCCCAATACGGTGCTGCTGCCGCATCACTCGCATCCGCCCGGCACCAATGCGCAATCGATGCGCAATCTGATCTTTCCCTTGGACTGGGAAGAGATCTTCGACTATGTGGGCTTCCCTGCCTTCCTCAAGCCCTTCGATGGGGGAGGCTGGCGTGACGTCTACAAAGTCGATTCGCCCGAAGAACTCTTTGCGGCCTATCACCAGACCGGCACGCTCTGCATGACCCTGCAAGCCGCCGTCAACTTTAGCGAATACTATCGCTGCTATGTTGTCGGACGTGAGAAGGTACACATCATGCAGTACGATCCGCGCGCGCCCCATGCCGAGCGCTATGTTCGCAATCCTGCGCCGCTCGACCCGGACCTGAAGTTGCGGCTGACGCACGATTGCCTGAAAATCTGCCGCGCGCTCGGCTACGATCTCAACACCGTGGAATTCGCGGTGGAGAACGGAGTGCCGTATGCCATCGACTTTATGAACCCGGCGCCCGATGCCGGCATCGAGTCCGTAGGGCAGGTGAACTTCGATTGGATCGTCAAGCATGTCGCTGAGCTTGCAGTGAAAAAGGCTCTCAGCGACGACAAGCCACAGACCGAGTACCGTTGGAACCACTTCCTCCACGGCAATTAG
- a CDS encoding RraA family protein: MKKIHVLIGGLSAFVLLVGFQQASKSTPADPLMAGFAKSTVASVADAVDQVVGQRGYMNHDMRPRVGNKIVGRAATALVKPATPEMSTPALSTKHSVEMIDESQPGEVAVIVMDGEVDVAAIGGLMATAAKSRGMAGMVLDGGVRDLAEIRALGLPVFARYISPGTAVGRYASVAKNIEVTCGGIRVRTGDVIVAGEDGVVVVPKEKEQEVLKRAQEIDDRETKMVPFIKQFKSLGQTIVKFNRI, encoded by the coding sequence ATGAAAAAGATCCACGTCCTGATCGGCGGCCTCTCCGCCTTTGTCCTCCTTGTTGGCTTCCAGCAAGCATCCAAGTCCACCCCGGCAGATCCGTTGATGGCGGGCTTTGCCAAATCGACCGTGGCCTCGGTCGCCGATGCCGTCGATCAAGTGGTGGGCCAGCGCGGCTACATGAATCACGATATGCGGCCCAGGGTCGGCAACAAGATTGTGGGGCGTGCGGCCACCGCGTTGGTGAAACCGGCCACGCCTGAAATGTCCACGCCCGCGCTTTCCACCAAACATAGCGTCGAGATGATCGATGAATCGCAGCCCGGCGAAGTGGCAGTGATCGTGATGGACGGCGAAGTGGATGTCGCCGCAATCGGCGGGCTGATGGCAACTGCGGCCAAGAGCCGCGGGATGGCGGGCATGGTGCTGGACGGTGGAGTGCGCGACCTTGCTGAGATTCGCGCGCTCGGGCTCCCGGTCTTTGCGCGTTATATCAGCCCCGGAACCGCAGTGGGCCGCTATGCCAGTGTCGCGAAGAATATCGAAGTCACCTGTGGCGGCATCCGGGTACGCACCGGCGACGTGATTGTGGCCGGAGAAGACGGCGTCGTGGTTGTGCCGAAAGAGAAGGAGCAGGAAGTGCTCAAGCGCGCCCAGGAGATCGACGACCGGGAGACAAAGATGGTCCCCTTCATCAAGCAGTTCAAGAGCCTGGGACAGACGATTGTGAAATTCAATCGCATCTAG
- a CDS encoding efflux RND transporter periplasmic adaptor subunit: MSLRLLASLCLCALGLIFQSCSDIAAKTDVPESAASPLQATARVAAVRAIPVSMGRDLELTGEFRPWQQAELQARVPGYLKTLTVDVGSVVRTGQLLGVIETPELEADLSEAKAAILKAKSEESRMAANIQLAEARLEVAQAGYRRLVSVNQKEPGLIAGQEIDEAKARARSAEADLASAKADRAAALQQTAAAEARAKRVGSMVDFSRLTAPFPGIVTKRYVDPGNMIQALPIVRIGDIDKLRLAIVLPENGVSLVSVGTPVAIRIPALERNFEGRIARLTQQLSSHSRSMEAEVDVPNPGHKIAPGMIAEIGIHGRTAREVAGLPVQAVVRRGGQSYVLAVKRDNTLEERRIETGLESATHVELLSGLATDERVVIGNRSLLKSGQRVEVQDGASL; the protein is encoded by the coding sequence ATGTCCCTGCGTCTTCTGGCAAGCCTGTGCCTGTGTGCGTTAGGTCTTATTTTTCAATCGTGTAGCGATATTGCCGCCAAAACGGATGTGCCGGAATCCGCTGCCTCGCCGCTGCAAGCAACGGCCCGGGTGGCCGCCGTCCGGGCGATTCCGGTTTCAATGGGAAGAGATCTGGAACTCACCGGCGAATTCCGGCCGTGGCAACAAGCAGAATTGCAGGCCCGGGTGCCGGGATATCTGAAGACCCTCACCGTCGATGTCGGCTCCGTAGTCCGCACCGGTCAGCTTCTTGGCGTGATCGAGACCCCAGAACTGGAAGCGGACCTCAGTGAAGCAAAGGCCGCGATTCTCAAGGCGAAAAGCGAAGAATCCCGGATGGCCGCCAACATTCAGCTGGCAGAGGCACGGCTGGAAGTCGCCCAGGCGGGCTACCGCCGTTTGGTGAGCGTCAACCAGAAGGAGCCTGGTCTGATTGCGGGCCAGGAAATTGACGAAGCGAAAGCACGCGCCCGTTCGGCGGAAGCAGATCTTGCCAGTGCAAAGGCAGATCGGGCCGCAGCGCTCCAACAGACCGCAGCGGCTGAAGCACGAGCCAAGCGAGTGGGATCGATGGTTGATTTCTCCCGGCTCACGGCGCCCTTCCCAGGTATCGTCACCAAGCGCTATGTGGACCCCGGCAATATGATCCAGGCGCTGCCGATCGTGCGCATTGGGGACATCGACAAGCTACGGCTCGCCATTGTACTTCCGGAGAACGGGGTTTCGCTAGTAAGTGTCGGCACGCCTGTCGCCATTCGCATTCCCGCGCTCGAACGCAATTTTGAGGGTCGTATCGCGCGCCTGACCCAGCAACTCTCCAGCCACTCGCGCAGCATGGAGGCAGAAGTCGACGTCCCGAATCCAGGACACAAGATTGCCCCGGGCATGATTGCTGAGATTGGGATCCACGGGCGGACCGCGCGCGAAGTGGCCGGGCTCCCCGTGCAGGCGGTCGTGCGCCGAGGTGGCCAGAGCTATGTGTTGGCCGTCAAGCGTGACAATACGCTGGAGGAACGCCGCATCGAGACGGGCCTTGAAAGCGCCACACACGTGGAACTCCTGTCCGGCTTGGCTACCGATGAGCGGGTTGTGATTGGCAATCGCAGCCTGCTCAAGTCTGGACAGAGAGTGGAAGTCCAAGACGGAGCCTCGCTGTAG